A window of Diabrotica virgifera virgifera chromosome 9, PGI_DIABVI_V3a contains these coding sequences:
- the LOC126890879 gene encoding uncharacterized protein LOC126890879, protein MEDALDNVIRRGRGRNGIDHNLVRGIILNDIFVNPVVNPIQDPVLQFDLDNMEDKYVKLNFRFQREDLIRLAVALGIPEQIKTRSRHSSGGLEGLCILLRRLAYPSRLCDLEQLFRRSATSISEISNYVNNHIYRNHGYLLRDLGNLPWLNREKLSAYSNSIAAKGAAVQNCWGFIDGTARPICRPTELQEEYYSGHKRVHCLKYQSLICPDGIIVSLLGAYSGRRHDAFIFGQSGLYTQLERKCTFPDCIYVIYGDQAYGIRELLLCPYPGRGITEQQQNFNLSMSVTRQAVEWGFQKIISQFAFLDFKKNQKLLLQEVELMFKTAVLLCNCHTILYGSETAQFFNIEPVSLEDYLNL, encoded by the exons ATGGAAGATGCATTAGATAACGTTATCAGGAGGGGTCGAGGGCGAAATGGTATTGACCACAATTTAGTAAGGGGAATAATTTTAAATGATATATTTGTAAATCCAGTAGTAAATCCCATtcaagatccagttttacagttTGATTTAGACAATATGGAAGACAAATATGTAAAGCTCAACTTCAGGTTTCAAAGAGAAGATCTTATAAGATTGGCAGTGGCATTGGGAATTCCTGAACAAATAAAGACAAGGTCTAGACATTCATCTGGAG GACTCGAAGGACTATGTATTTTACTAAGAAGATTAGCATATCCAAGTAGGCTTTGcgatttggaacaacttttccgaAGGTCCGCTACATCAATATCTGAAATTAGTAATTATGTTAATAACCATATTTACAGGAATCATGGTTATCTGTTAAGAGATTTGGGAAACTTGCCATGGTTAAACAGGGAAAAACTAAGTGCCTATTCTAAT TCAATTGCAGCAAAGGGAGCTGCAGTACAAAATTGTTGGGGATTTATTGATGGCACAGCTAGGCCAATATGTAGGCCAACAGAGTTACAAGAAGAATACTATTCTGGACACAAACGAGTCCATTGCTTAAAATATCAGTCTCTTATTTGTCCTGATGGAATTATTGTAAGTCTTCTGGGGGCATATTCAGGGCGTAGGCATGATGCATTTATTTTTGGACAAAGTGGGTTGTACACTCAGTTGGAACGAAAATGTACATTTCCAGATTGTATATATGTCATTTATGGAGATCAAGCATATGGAATCCGAGAGCTACTCTTGTGCCCTTACCCTGGCCGAGGAATCACTGAGCAACAACAGAACTTTAATTTAAGTATGAGTGTAACTCGACAAGCAGTTGAATGGGGATTCCAGAAAATTATTTCTCAGTTTGCATTTTTAGATTTCAAGAaaaatcaaaaactattattgCAGGAAGTTGAGTTAATGTTTAAAACAGCTGTTCTTTTATGTAACTGTCATACAATTTTATATGGAAGTGAAACAGCACAATTTTTTAATATTGAACCAGTATCATTAGAGGATTATTTAAACCTATAA